A single Paraburkholderia sp. FT54 DNA region contains:
- a CDS encoding cupin domain-containing protein, which yields MSNAQVIQRPYQPINFAEKLRLFNDQWQARVVAEMNDYQFKLVRIEGDFIWHEHADTDETFIVLDGQLRIDMRDGFVLISAGEMFVVPKGTEHKPYAEREVKLLLIEPRGVKNTGEAISERTAANDVWI from the coding sequence ATGTCCAACGCTCAGGTCATTCAACGTCCGTATCAGCCCATCAACTTCGCGGAAAAACTGCGGCTCTTCAACGACCAGTGGCAAGCGCGCGTGGTCGCCGAAATGAACGACTATCAATTCAAGCTGGTGCGAATCGAAGGGGATTTCATCTGGCACGAGCACGCCGACACCGATGAAACCTTCATCGTGCTCGACGGGCAATTGCGCATCGACATGCGGGATGGTTTCGTACTGATCTCGGCCGGGGAAATGTTCGTGGTGCCGAAGGGCACCGAGCACAAACCGTACGCCGAACGTGAAGTGAAGCTGCTGCTGATCGAGCCGCGCGGCGTGAAGAATACTGGCGAAGCAATCAGCGAACGGACAGCGGCGAACGACGTATGGATTTGA
- a CDS encoding AraC family transcriptional regulator, which produces MSEEAATSPPRPPSPSVSSNGKRGADWICRSPQTAGASGIERIEAFFHQAGYAMHRHDTYAIGRTLAGVQSFRYRGSTRNSLPGGTMVLHPDEPHDGQAGTGDGFHYRMIYVDPALFQQALGGKPLPFVERGLSNDPRLFAATENLLRAMDSVIDPLEQDSALYDLAVALDAVAGAADTPRPVDCRAATRARDYLLASLDRAVTLDELAAAAGRDRWSLSRDFRALFGTSPHRYLTMRRLDLVRQLVLKGTSLADASAASGFADQSHMTRHFKHAWGVAPAQWLKMLGSSAPGAR; this is translated from the coding sequence GTGAGCGAGGAAGCGGCAACGTCGCCGCCCCGGCCGCCTTCCCCTTCGGTGTCGTCAAACGGGAAGCGCGGCGCGGACTGGATCTGTCGCTCGCCGCAGACGGCCGGCGCGAGCGGCATCGAGCGGATCGAGGCGTTCTTTCATCAGGCCGGCTACGCGATGCACCGGCACGATACCTACGCGATCGGCCGCACGCTGGCCGGCGTGCAGAGCTTTCGCTATCGCGGCAGCACGCGCAACAGTTTGCCGGGCGGCACGATGGTGCTGCATCCCGACGAACCGCACGACGGCCAGGCCGGCACCGGCGACGGTTTCCATTACCGCATGATCTATGTCGATCCTGCGCTGTTCCAGCAGGCGCTCGGCGGCAAGCCGCTGCCATTCGTGGAACGCGGCCTGTCGAACGATCCGCGCCTCTTCGCGGCCACCGAGAACCTGCTGCGCGCAATGGACAGCGTCATCGACCCGCTCGAACAGGACAGCGCGCTCTACGATCTAGCCGTTGCCCTCGACGCGGTGGCGGGCGCCGCGGATACGCCGCGTCCCGTGGATTGCCGCGCGGCAACGCGCGCACGCGACTACCTGCTTGCCTCGCTCGATCGCGCCGTCACCCTCGATGAACTCGCGGCTGCGGCGGGCCGCGACCGCTGGAGTTTGTCGCGGGATTTTCGCGCGCTGTTCGGCACCAGTCCGCATCGCTACCTGACCATGCGGCGTCTCGATCTCGTGCGGCAACTGGTGCTCAAGGGCACTTCGCTCGCCGACGCCTCAGCGGCAAGCGGCTTCGCCGATCAGAGTCACATGACGCGGCATTTCAAGCACGCCTGGGGCGTCGCCCCGGCCCAGTGGCTGAAGATGCTCGGCTCGTCGGCGCCCGGCGCGCGCTGA
- a CDS encoding DUF2795 domain-containing protein: protein MTASAIPGESIDLQIADLLSEVQFPTYKDALVDAAREAGASNEVLSMLDGLPEQDYTDVASVTRLIGGNYGPGLGA, encoded by the coding sequence ATGACCGCATCGGCCATTCCCGGCGAATCGATTGACTTGCAGATCGCCGATCTTCTGAGCGAAGTCCAATTCCCGACGTACAAGGACGCGCTGGTCGACGCCGCGCGCGAAGCCGGCGCGAGCAATGAAGTGCTGTCGATGCTGGACGGCTTGCCCGAACAGGATTACACCGACGTAGCCTCGGTGACGCGCCTGATCGGCGGCAATTACGGTCCGGGGCTCGGTGCGTGA